CACAGCCTTCAGACTGGAAATGGAGGCCCAAGGTAAGACCAGCCAGTGGAAACGAGCCTTGGGGTATTTATCCTTTATCACCACCACCTGTTCATCTTTGTAAACCTAGCAGAGGGGcacaagagaaggaaacagacGTCAGCTGGATATCTCGTGTGTGCCAGGTACGATCAGGTTCACTAAGTACTTAACTCCTGCCACAATCCTGTCAAGAGGGTCTTAGGATCCCAATGTTGACAAATGAGCACACAGAGACTCAGATAAGCTGTGTCATGTCCCAGGTCACATAGTTACCAAGTGGGAAGTCTAGAATGCCAACACAGACCTAGCTGACTCCTGTCTGTGTTTTCAGTCACCACAACACACAGAGCACAGAAAAGAGGCACACTGCAAAACAGTTGCTGAGGAACTGATGCAAAGCCCCCAGGTCTGAATTCAAATGCACTCTTCTCCACTCTAGCCCAGCAGACCACACGACTCACACACATGTGTTCCAAGAAGCCCTATCAGATCTTGCCCCCTGTCATCCCAGGATGTCATTTAAGAACTCAGACCCCTCCCAGGATGATGGCTATTAATCCCAGGGCAGCcataactatagtcaccatacaGTAACTGACACTTTGTCGAAAGGGACCACACTAAGTTTAACACAACATCCCATAATAGTACCCAGAAGTTTAGGAGGAACAATGCAGAGAAGATACTCATTTGAAAAACTTAGCTTTCTCCCTAAAGAATTTCAGTTGTAACTTACTGACAATGAGACAAGCCACTTGATCTCATAAAATAGCCTAATAAAACAAATCTCATTCagaaggactgatctcctttgatTTCATTTGTAGCTATGACTTCTGCGGAGTGATCATTTACAATGTGAAAAGTATTTTGATGCCAAAATTTATTCTGACCTGCATTTTGGGGTCCTCCATAGAAATCTTCAAGCCTTGACTCCAGTGGCCCAAGGattcctaaaacaaacaaaaaaagacagtgTAAACTGCAAACAAGATGACTAAATTTGGCATTAGTTAACAGTGGATGTCAGCAACGTCCAACCAAACTTGGAAATAAGGTCAGTctttaagaattaaattaatCCCTTTACCtaaatcttttcctttataaacCATTAGCTATTCCCACTCTCTTCCCATATTCAGAGCTGCATGTCTAGACATAAGCTGGACACACCAGAATGTGAATTGTATCTTCTTTCCCCTCTCCCACTTCATCTacagcctcagtttccactttGACATCAGGATGTGAATGACAGGATCTATGAAGTGTGTTGCAATGTTAACCTTGTATAGAGAGACAGATGACTATCCTATTTTAGTAGCTGAATGTGAAGCACACTGCCATTTCACCCTACCTTCAAGTGGCTTACCTCAGGAATTCAAGAGAAAAGTACACAAAGGGATATTCATCCCAGTGACTGGTGACATAAACAAGTGACTCTCTCATCATAATAATCCCTCACACGTGTCTGGGCTTGACTGCGTACAAAACAATTAAGCAACATTACATTTTAGGTATTCTCCATGCCACCTATCCAGCAGTCTTCCCTCACCTTTTTGGTGGATGCATCTTTCTCCTTCTTTGGAGGCACAGAGCGCTGGCAAGGGTTGCTACCAGGTTCCAGTCCTGTGCTGGGCTCAGCTTCTGGGGCAGCACCCCTTTCTGTAGGATCGCTACTGCCTgacctctttctcttcctgtgtGTCTCCAGGCCAGGGCTCTTTGTCTCTTCCTCAAACTCTATAATATACGGATAAAGTTCATTCACCAGGTAGAGGACCTGGCCAGGCTGCAGCTTCACCTCCTGGTCCTTCCCAATTATGACTGAGTCAATGCTGGTGGGATTGACCCCTACCTATGgaataaccaaaaaataattataatagcaGTAACATCATTAGTAATACAGCTACTCCTATGTTCACCACTTACTACATGCCCAGTACTATGCTTAATATTCACTTCTGTTATTCTGTCACTTCCACACGTGACCAAGGAGCCTTTACTGGCTGGCACAGACACTCTAAAGTCAACAGTGTAAGACAACCATAAAGTAGAACATGGAAATCCAAGATACAAATAGACATACCTGCTTTACCTTGACATATCCTTTGTTACACTCTGCTTTCAACTGTACTGAAAGAGATTGAAAAAAGGTAAACCCAAATGCCATGAAGAACCAGCAACTTGCTCCTATTATCCCTACAAGACAATGAAGCCTCCCTCTAGAAAGCAATGTGACAAGGGTTTCCTCAAAGACCCATGAGCAAAATCATTCATTATTCAGCGGACTAGGGCTCCAGGTCCTTCCATACAGTACCCAACAGTGTACATGCTCCCTCAAGCACTGCTAGTATCTCTATAAGGCAGAGTCACTGAATCCTCACAAGTCTCCTAATTCAGAGCCCTTGACCCACTCAAGGTCATAGGCTCTGAAATCAGGGAATGGAACCCGATTCCCTCACAAGCTCGTATAGCTCAGGATCAAATCAGACTTATCCTATTACAGGACACGATCAGAAATCTTCAACAGGGAAAGAGGTAAAAGATATATTCctgggaaactgaagttcagcTGGCCTTGGGTAGGAGGAGTGCAGAGACTATTCTAGAAAGAGGACTTCTGGGACAGAACAGTCTGAGCATGTGTGGGAAGAAGTTAACACTAAATATTTGGGTTCAGATATGTGAACAAAAAAAATTCTGGCAAGAGACAGGGAGCAAAGGAAAGACATCCTAGCTTCTCTCCAAGGAGAACAGGCAGTGGATGGGGTGACATACACACCCCTACAGCTGCTCTCGTGACAAGGGGGACAGAGAGCAAGAAGCggtatcttttgcccatttataTTAACatgtggaaaaaaacagaatcactGCTGCAGACTCCAAGTCTCAAGAATCCCTGCCATGGGAAACACACTGCAGGGGAGACCTGGTAGCAGTGAGCACGTCTGGAgtttacaggttaaaaaaaaaataaaatgaggcacACAGTAAAGATTCTTCTTAAGGACTTACATTTCATTAAATCCCAGAAAAGACATTCCAAGAGCCAGGTGCCATCATCTTTTAACAATAGCTCCCTCTGTGTATGGCAAAGTGTAAAGGATGAAACCATCACTTCTCAGACATGGTTTCAACCTGGAAATCCCATAATTCAGCTGTCTCCCTGCCCACCGAGGAACCTCCCTGGGCAAAGCAGAGCAAGGACTCAGCTCCACCACCCCATAGTACAGGATGGAACCTGCCTGCTCCCAACACTGAATATGAACCCACTTTCAGAGGGTGGAATCAGGAGTGCACAGAACCCTGTCATCAGCCAAAAGAGCTCAGCTGCTGAGTTTTGATTTGGGGCAGAAAAGGTTTTCGTCAGTAGCATTCAGGAAAAGTGCATCTTTGATTATCACTATCTGAAGGAACCAAACACGGTAATCTCCACAATCCTGTGACCAATTACCTTGCTGTCGAGAACACTTCTTGTCGGCGATCTTGGTCTCTGGGCTGCGCCCAACCATGACTGTTTCCAAATGTGGAAGTTTGATTCGCTGGTGCCGGTTGTCCTGTCTCACCAACCAGCATACCCGCATCATTACTCTGAGTGACAAAACACAAGAGAAGCACTGGAAAAACTAGTACATGTCCTCCAGGGCCACACCCCAGCACCACCACATATGCCATTTACCAGCTGCTCATTCTCAAGGCAAGTGGCTTCACCTCACTAGTCTGAAtttcctcacttataaaatgTGATAATAACAGGACTCATGAAGGtgtcatgaggattaaagaaggcaaagtgggtaaaatatttacttctgagCCTGAATCATGTTATGCAATCAAATATTTGTTATGTTTATTGATATATTCTACATGCTGGACACTAAGCTACCTACTGAGGATTAAAGAATGAAGGGACACTGTCCCTATCCTTCAGGGGCCTAGAGTACAACGGGGCAGACTCATATACCAATTATTACAACATAATGCAATGTCTACTATAAGAAGGTAGTAGCCATATGGCCTTAGCCCTTGGAAAGGAACGACTGACTCCTGTAGGGAATATCAAAAAAAGGCTTCATGGGGAAGGTATATTTACACTTGGTTTTAAAGAACAAGAAGTTTGCCTGACAGAGAACTGAGGCCACAAGAACAGAGGATGTTCTCCACAGGAATCAAGGTTTCTAGTCCTTAACTGTCATAAC
This portion of the Bubalus bubalis isolate 160015118507 breed Murrah chromosome 3, NDDB_SH_1, whole genome shotgun sequence genome encodes:
- the APTX gene encoding aprataxin isoform X1 — its product is MWSRVMMRVCWLVRQDNRHQRIKLPHLETVMVGRSPETKIADKKCSRQQVQLKAECNKGYVKVKQVGVNPTSIDSVIIGKDQEVKLQPGQVLYLVNELYPYIIEFEEETKSPGLETHRKRKRSGSSDPTERGAAPEAEPSTGLEPGSNPCQRSVPPKKEKDASTKKESLGHWSQGLKISMEDPKMQVYKDEQVVVIKDKYPKARFHWLVLPWASISSLKAVTREHLELLRHMHAVGEKVIADFAGSSKLRFRLGYHAIPSMSHVHLHVISQDFDSPCLKNKKHWNSFNTEYFLESQAVIEMVQEAGRVAVRDGMPELLKLPLRCHECQQLLPSIPQLKEHLRKHWSK
- the APTX gene encoding aprataxin isoform X3, with amino-acid sequence MMRVCWLVRQDNRHQRIKLPHLETVMVGRSPETKIADKKCSRQQVQLKAECNKGYVKVKQVGVNPTSIDSVIIGKDQEVKLQPGQVLYLVNELYPYIIEFEEETKSPGLETHRKRKRSGSSDPTERGAAPEAEPSTGLEPGSNPCQRSVPPKKEKDASTKKESLGHWSQGLKISMEDPKMQVYKDEQVVVIKDKYPKARFHWLVLPWASISSLKAVTREHLELLRHMHAVGEKVIADFAGSSKLRFRLGYHAIPSMSHVHLHVISQDFDSPCLKNKKHWNSFNTEYFLESQAVIEMVQEAGRVAVRDGMPELLKLPLRCHECQQLLPSIPQLKEHLRKHWSK
- the APTX gene encoding aprataxin isoform X2 — protein: MQVMMRVCWLVRQDNRHQRIKLPHLETVMVGRSPETKIADKKCSRQQVQLKAECNKGYVKVKQVGVNPTSIDSVIIGKDQEVKLQPGQVLYLVNELYPYIIEFEEETKSPGLETHRKRKRSGSSDPTERGAAPEAEPSTGLEPGSNPCQRSVPPKKEKDASTKKESLGHWSQGLKISMEDPKMQVYKDEQVVVIKDKYPKARFHWLVLPWASISSLKAVTREHLELLRHMHAVGEKVIADFAGSSKLRFRLGYHAIPSMSHVHLHVISQDFDSPCLKNKKHWNSFNTEYFLESQAVIEMVQEAGRVAVRDGMPELLKLPLRCHECQQLLPSIPQLKEHLRKHWSK
- the APTX gene encoding aprataxin isoform X4 gives rise to the protein MWSRVMMRVCWLVRQDNRHQRIKLPHLETVMVGRSPETKIADKKCSRQQVQLKAECNKGYVKVKQVGVNPTSIDSVIIGKDQEVKLQPGQVLYLVNELYPYIIEFEEETKSPGLETHRKRKRSGSSDPTERGAAPEAEPSTGLEPGSNPCQRSVPPKKEKDASTKKESLGHWSQGLKISMEDPKMQVYKDEQVVVIKDKYPKARFHWLVLPWASISSLKAVTREHLELLRHMHAVGEKVIADFAGSSKLRFRLGYHAIPSMSHVHLHVISQDFDSPCLKNKKHWNSFNTEYFLESQE
- the APTX gene encoding aprataxin isoform X5, which gives rise to MWSRVMMRVCWLVRQDNRHQRIKLPHLETVMVGRSPETKIADKKCSRQQEFEEETKSPGLETHRKRKRSGSSDPTERGAAPEAEPSTGLEPGSNPCQRSVPPKKEKDASTKKESLGHWSQGLKISMEDPKMQVYKDEQVVVIKDKYPKARFHWLVLPWASISSLKAVTREHLELLRHMHAVGEKVIADFAGSSKLRFRLGYHAIPSMSHVHLHVISQDFDSPCLKNKKHWNSFNTEYFLESQAVIEMVQEAGRVAVRDGMPELLKLPLRCHECQQLLPSIPQLKEHLRKHWSK